A genomic stretch from Pseudomonas alkylphenolica includes:
- a CDS encoding alginate O-acetyltransferase AlgF, with protein sequence MTTKHRIAKAFALTAGMSLLSLQAWAGADAALYGPSAPKGSTFVRIYNASNQAVSASVGNTQINDVAAQASSDFSFMPQGDYSARLGSQSLPVKLASDHYYTLVNNASGAPQLVEEPPFKNKQKSLVRVQNLSDQALTLKTADGKTEVVKPVAAKARGEREINPVKVSLALYEGDKKVSDLKPVALERGEAAVLYVTGSGSNLSPVWVKRPVSTR encoded by the coding sequence ATGACCACCAAGCACCGTATTGCCAAAGCCTTTGCCCTGACCGCCGGCATGAGCCTGCTTTCGCTGCAGGCCTGGGCCGGCGCCGATGCCGCCCTGTACGGCCCGAGTGCGCCGAAAGGCTCGACCTTCGTGCGCATCTACAACGCCAGCAACCAGGCGGTCAGCGCCAGCGTCGGCAACACCCAGATCAACGACGTGGCGGCCCAGGCCAGCAGCGATTTCAGCTTCATGCCGCAGGGCGACTACAGCGCCAGGCTCGGTAGCCAGAGCCTGCCGGTCAAGCTCGCCTCCGACCACTACTACACCCTGGTCAACAACGCCTCGGGCGCACCGCAACTGGTCGAGGAACCGCCGTTCAAGAACAAGCAGAAATCCCTGGTGCGAGTACAGAACCTCAGCGACCAGGCCCTGACCCTGAAAACCGCCGACGGCAAGACCGAAGTGGTCAAGCCGGTGGCTGCCAAGGCCCGTGGCGAGCGCGAGATCAACCCGGTCAAGGTCAGCCTGGCCCTGTATGAAGGCGACAAGAAAGTCAGCGATCTGAAGCCGGTGGCTCTGGAGCGCGGCGAAGCAGCGGTGCTCTACGTCACCGGATCCGGCAGCAACCTGTCGCCGGTCTGGGTCAAGCGCCCGGTATCGACCCGTTAA
- a CDS encoding RHS repeat-associated core domain-containing protein has translation MTFSSQLHTATPTLGVIDPRGLPIRTVAYCRSVIAQPAEARVTRQTFSLAGHLLACWDPRLWAQASRANLVNVHSLSGVSLLSDSVDAGWQLRLLAQAGNAVCSWDGRGTSRRIAYDALQRPVAIGETSAGAAEQIVERFDYAQSEMQYAANNQCGQLVRHDDPAGTLHLTAYALTGGVTRQTRHFLSSLDSPNWPAAILARDELLESGDGFSTHTGYNATGQVLSHTDALANVQQSAHTLDGQFKSVRLRCAGASQVKTLVAAIHYNAWGQIESELAGNGVVSGVRYDPENGQLLALESGIPGHPALQAFAYRYDPAGNLLSIEDRTLSSQYFRNQRIDPVNHYRYDSLYQLIEASGWEASAAAYASAEPPNRAQRSNYRQHYRYDAGGNLLELRHLGAQNYTRTFQVAPHSNRTLPVENSSIAGNFDSAFDSNGNLAQLQPGQLLSWNLRNQLSLVNPVSREEAPDDSERYIYDANGSRLRKVRHNQASGRSLLAEVRYLPGLELRSNSATGERLQVILCAAGRGSVHMLHWEQGLPAGIDNNQLRYNLADHLGSATLELDEQGNLLSKEVYYPFGATAWWQDSSASQGRYKVRRYSGKERDVSGLYYYGQRYYAPFLQRWINPDPAGYGDGLNLYCMVANSPLNFVDKQGTQKIPVDIFLQDIVDPHALELGYGEFEELTWDPSINNFKHSDVVYKKGMKVLEDKSPEWPSDTYSAIALFRDENNKLRLFTNKRQHMEIQPNMGMPLFAGRIQLDPANKDQIIFDNHSGHYKPQASIEDVNGWLIELAPQAKKIIYKPVFDTEAFAGSARLQNIYSPEEYVEKVNAYKNDHPSLIQYLKDQGLWGIIKNISDSAKALYRMATTGETPEPLKVSPYTANPLLKELYRSSNERRARVMSDPLTRRLMHQIANTPQLNASTPTAVSRPGFVSRLFGSCVGRR, from the coding sequence ATGACCTTCTCAAGCCAATTGCATACCGCCACGCCCACCCTGGGTGTTATCGATCCGCGTGGCTTGCCCATTCGCACCGTTGCCTATTGCCGAAGCGTGATCGCGCAGCCGGCCGAGGCCCGGGTCACCCGCCAGACATTCAGCCTCGCCGGCCATCTGCTGGCCTGCTGGGACCCACGCCTGTGGGCCCAGGCCAGCCGTGCAAACCTGGTCAACGTGCATAGCCTCTCGGGCGTATCGCTGCTGTCCGACAGCGTCGACGCCGGCTGGCAACTGCGCCTGTTGGCACAGGCCGGCAATGCAGTGTGCAGCTGGGATGGACGAGGAACATCACGGCGTATTGCTTATGACGCACTGCAACGACCTGTCGCGATTGGCGAAACATCCGCCGGGGCTGCCGAGCAGATTGTCGAACGCTTCGATTACGCGCAATCCGAGATGCAATATGCCGCTAACAACCAGTGTGGTCAGCTGGTGCGTCACGACGACCCGGCCGGGACCCTGCACCTAACCGCCTACGCCCTCACAGGTGGAGTCACCAGGCAAACGCGGCACTTCCTGTCATCGCTCGACTCGCCGAACTGGCCAGCCGCAATCCTGGCGCGCGACGAGCTGCTGGAAAGCGGTGACGGCTTCAGTACACACACCGGTTACAACGCCACGGGACAAGTGCTAAGCCATACTGATGCGCTGGCGAACGTGCAGCAATCTGCGCACACCCTGGACGGCCAGTTTAAAAGTGTCCGGTTGCGGTGTGCCGGCGCATCGCAAGTGAAGACCCTGGTCGCCGCCATCCACTACAACGCCTGGGGGCAAATCGAAAGCGAGCTTGCCGGCAACGGGGTGGTCAGCGGGGTCCGCTATGATCCGGAGAATGGACAACTGCTGGCGCTTGAATCTGGTATTCCAGGCCATCCCGCACTGCAAGCCTTTGCCTACCGCTACGATCCGGCAGGCAACCTGTTGAGTATCGAAGACCGCACACTGTCCTCGCAGTACTTCAGAAACCAGCGTATCGACCCGGTAAACCACTATCGCTATGACAGCCTCTACCAACTGATCGAAGCCAGCGGCTGGGAAGCCAGCGCTGCCGCTTATGCTTCGGCAGAGCCGCCAAACCGGGCGCAACGAAGCAATTACCGCCAGCACTATCGCTATGATGCCGGCGGCAATCTGCTCGAGCTGCGCCACCTGGGCGCACAAAACTACACCCGGACATTCCAGGTCGCGCCGCACAGCAATCGAACCCTGCCGGTGGAAAACTCATCCATCGCAGGTAACTTCGACAGCGCCTTCGATTCCAACGGCAACCTCGCTCAGCTGCAACCGGGTCAGTTACTGTCATGGAACCTTCGCAACCAGCTCAGCCTGGTCAATCCGGTGTCACGGGAAGAAGCGCCGGACGACAGTGAGCGCTATATCTACGACGCTAACGGCAGTCGCCTGCGCAAGGTCCGTCACAATCAGGCCAGCGGTCGCAGCTTGCTGGCTGAGGTCCGTTACCTGCCAGGACTGGAGCTGCGCAGCAACAGCGCTACCGGTGAACGGCTGCAGGTAATTCTCTGCGCAGCCGGACGTGGCAGCGTGCACATGCTGCACTGGGAGCAGGGTTTGCCGGCCGGTATCGACAACAACCAATTGCGCTACAACCTGGCCGATCATCTGGGCTCCGCAACCCTGGAACTGGATGAACAGGGGAATCTGCTAAGCAAGGAAGTCTATTACCCCTTCGGGGCTACCGCCTGGTGGCAAGACTCCAGTGCGAGCCAGGGCCGCTACAAGGTGCGACGCTACTCGGGTAAAGAGCGCGATGTCTCCGGCCTTTACTACTACGGCCAACGCTATTACGCGCCGTTTTTACAACGCTGGATCAATCCGGATCCCGCGGGTTATGGCGATGGTTTGAATCTTTACTGCATGGTGGCAAACAGCCCGCTTAACTTTGTCGACAAGCAAGGAACACAGAAAATTCCGGTCGATATATTTCTGCAGGACATAGTTGACCCACACGCTCTAGAGCTCGGTTATGGCGAGTTTGAAGAGCTGACGTGGGACCCGAGCATTAATAATTTCAAGCACAGTGATGTGGTTTACAAAAAAGGTATGAAAGTGTTAGAAGACAAGTCACCGGAATGGCCCTCTGATACATATTCAGCCATCGCCCTATTCCGCGATGAAAACAATAAATTACGTCTATTCACTAACAAACGTCAGCATATGGAAATCCAGCCCAACATGGGTATGCCTCTGTTTGCCGGCAGGATCCAATTAGATCCTGCCAATAAAGATCAAATCATTTTTGATAACCACTCAGGCCATTACAAACCACAAGCTAGCATCGAAGATGTAAATGGATGGCTAATCGAGCTTGCGCCACAGGCAAAAAAAATAATTTACAAACCTGTCTTTGACACCGAAGCGTTTGCTGGATCAGCTAGACTGCAAAATATTTACTCACCGGAAGAGTATGTCGAAAAAGTCAATGCTTATAAAAATGATCACCCGTCTCTTATTCAATACCTCAAAGACCAAGGACTGTGGGGAATAATTAAAAATATATCAGATAGTGCAAAGGCGCTTTACCGGATGGCTACTACAGGCGAAACGCCCGAGCCACTCAAGGTTTCTCCGTACACTGCTAACCCACTTTTGAAGGAACTCTATCGTTCTTCAAATGAAAGACGTGCACGGGTTATGTCAGATCCTTTGACTAGAAGGCTAATGCACCAAATAGCGAATACTCCGCAGCTGAACGCTAGTACGCCAACTGCAGTCAGTCGCCCTGGTTTCGTGAGTAGACTATTCGGCAGTTGCGTGGGACGTCGTTGA
- a CDS encoding HlyD family secretion protein → MTTHRKTALIVAALVLAGLAGVFGPMLLGRDTEQSTNDAYVSADYTVIAPKVAGFIKQVLVEDNQQVKAGQVLALIDDRDYQAALAAAQAQLLVSTAQQHNARATLERQASLIAQAQAAVSADQAELAFANHELTRHSRLAEQGAGTVQNAQQARSRVDQASARLANSQAALAAARKQVDILSAQVDSAEGGLKHAQASLERAQLDLSYTRIVAPIDGMVGERAVRVGAYVNPGARLLSVVPLEHAYVIGNFQETQLTHVQPGQPVQIRVDTFADEYLHGRVESIAPATGVTFAAVKPDNATGNFTKVVQRIPVKIVFDADQPLLQRLRVGMSVVAKIDTEARLTSGKEVSAR, encoded by the coding sequence ATAACGACCCACCGAAAAACCGCCTTGATCGTTGCCGCCTTGGTGCTTGCGGGCCTGGCCGGTGTCTTTGGCCCGATGCTGCTGGGCCGCGACACCGAACAGAGCACCAACGATGCCTATGTGTCAGCGGATTACACAGTGATTGCGCCCAAGGTGGCGGGCTTTATCAAGCAAGTGCTGGTCGAAGACAACCAGCAGGTCAAGGCCGGACAGGTGCTGGCGCTGATCGACGACCGTGACTATCAGGCGGCCCTGGCGGCGGCGCAGGCGCAACTGCTGGTGTCAACCGCGCAGCAGCACAACGCCCGGGCGACCCTCGAGCGCCAGGCATCGCTGATTGCCCAGGCCCAGGCTGCGGTGAGTGCCGATCAGGCCGAGCTGGCGTTCGCCAACCATGAGCTGACCCGCCACAGCCGTCTGGCCGAGCAGGGCGCCGGTACCGTGCAAAATGCCCAGCAGGCGCGCAGCCGGGTCGATCAGGCCAGTGCCCGCCTGGCCAACTCACAGGCAGCGCTGGCCGCCGCGCGCAAGCAGGTGGATATCCTCAGCGCGCAAGTCGACAGCGCCGAAGGGGGGCTCAAACATGCCCAGGCGAGCCTTGAGCGGGCTCAGCTGGATCTGTCCTATACCCGTATCGTCGCACCCATCGACGGCATGGTCGGCGAGCGTGCAGTACGCGTCGGCGCCTACGTCAATCCGGGGGCGCGGCTGCTGTCGGTGGTGCCGCTGGAGCACGCCTATGTGATCGGCAACTTTCAGGAAACCCAGCTGACCCATGTGCAGCCGGGGCAACCGGTGCAGATCCGCGTCGATACCTTCGCCGATGAGTACCTGCATGGCCGGGTCGAAAGCATTGCGCCAGCGACTGGGGTGACCTTCGCAGCGGTTAAGCCGGATAACGCCACCGGCAACTTCACCAAGGTGGTGCAGCGCATCCCGGTGAAGATTGTCTTCGATGCCGACCAGCCCTTGCTGCAGCGTCTGCGGGTAGGTATGTCGGTGGTGGCGAAGATCGATACCGAGGCCAGGCTCACCTCCGGCAAAGAGGTCAGCGCCCGATGA
- a CDS encoding mannose-1-phosphate guanylyltransferase/mannose-6-phosphate isomerase — translation MIPVILSGGSGSRLWPLSRKQFPKQFLALTGEHTLFQQTLSRLVFEGMDTPMVVCNKDHKFIVNEQLSNLKLQTQAILLEPFGRNTAPAVALAAMKLVNEGRDELMLVLPADHVIDDQKALQRALALATVAAERGEMVLFGVPATKPETGYGYIRSSQDALLPEGISRVAQFVEKPDEKRAKEFVQAGGYFWNSGMFLFRASRFLEELKKHDPDIYDTCLLTLERSEEDGDELSIDDATFACCPDNSIDYAVMEKTQRACVVPLSAGWSDVGCWSSLWDVHEKDSNGNVTKGDVVVQDSRNCMIHGNGKLVSVIGLENIVVVETKDAMMIAHKDKVQGVKQLVNTLNEQGRSETQNHCEVYRPWGSYDSVDMGGRFQVKHITVKPGACLSLQMHHHRAEHWIVVSGTAEVTCDENVFLLTENQSTYIPIASVHRLRNPGKIPLEIIEVQSGSYLGEDDIERFEDIYGRSTPIERGISIKTIAQ, via the coding sequence ATGATTCCAGTCATCCTGTCCGGCGGTAGCGGTTCGCGTCTGTGGCCGCTGTCGCGCAAACAATTCCCCAAGCAGTTCCTGGCCCTGACCGGTGAACACACCTTGTTTCAGCAAACCCTGTCGCGCCTGGTGTTCGAAGGCATGGATACGCCGATGGTGGTGTGCAACAAGGACCACAAGTTCATCGTCAACGAACAACTGAGCAACCTGAAGCTGCAAACCCAGGCGATCCTCCTCGAACCGTTCGGCCGCAACACCGCACCGGCAGTAGCGCTGGCGGCGATGAAGCTGGTCAATGAAGGGCGTGACGAGCTGATGCTGGTGCTGCCGGCCGACCACGTGATCGACGACCAGAAAGCCCTGCAACGCGCCCTGGCCCTGGCCACGGTGGCTGCCGAGCGTGGCGAGATGGTGTTGTTCGGTGTGCCGGCGACCAAGCCGGAAACCGGTTACGGCTACATCAGGTCGAGCCAGGACGCACTGCTGCCCGAAGGCATCAGCCGCGTTGCCCAGTTCGTCGAAAAACCGGATGAAAAACGCGCCAAGGAGTTCGTCCAGGCGGGTGGTTACTTCTGGAACAGCGGCATGTTCCTGTTCCGTGCCAGCCGCTTCCTTGAAGAACTGAAAAAGCATGACCCGGACATCTACGACACCTGCCTGCTGACCCTGGAGCGCAGTGAGGAAGATGGCGACGAGCTGAGCATCGATGACGCCACCTTCGCCTGCTGCCCGGACAACTCCATCGACTATGCGGTGATGGAAAAAACCCAGCGCGCCTGCGTGGTGCCGCTCAGTGCAGGCTGGAGCGATGTCGGCTGCTGGTCGTCGCTGTGGGACGTGCACGAGAAAGACAGCAACGGCAACGTCACCAAGGGCGACGTGGTGGTCCAGGACAGCCGTAACTGCATGATCCACGGCAACGGCAAGCTGGTGTCGGTGATCGGTCTTGAAAACATCGTCGTGGTCGAGACCAAGGACGCGATGATGATTGCCCACAAGGACAAGGTCCAGGGCGTCAAACAGCTGGTCAACACCCTGAATGAACAGGGCCGCAGCGAAACCCAGAACCACTGTGAGGTGTACCGACCATGGGGCTCGTACGACTCGGTGGACATGGGCGGGCGTTTCCAGGTCAAGCACATCACCGTCAAGCCGGGTGCCTGCCTGTCGTTGCAGATGCACCACCACCGTGCCGAACACTGGATCGTGGTGTCGGGTACCGCCGAGGTGACCTGCGACGAGAACGTCTTCCTGCTCACTGAAAACCAGTCCACCTACATCCCGATCGCCTCGGTGCACCGCCTGCGCAACCCGGGCAAGATCCCGCTGGAGATTATCGAGGTGCAGTCGGGCAGCTACCTGGGTGAAGACGATATCGAGCGTTTTGAAGACATCTACGGGCGCTCTACGCCGATCGAGCGCGGGATTTCGATCAAGACCATCGCGCAGTAA
- a CDS encoding efflux transporter outer membrane subunit, producing MKPAFALCPLLLGLLAGCTLGPDFHQPSSQAPASWAPLQEAPAPSQALSEPIEQRWWQSFDDARLSALIERASQRNLDLQIASARLLQSRALRTSIASEQTPAVDLGAGYSRARNSAEGLSDPSGKGGKSAFNLWQGDLTASWELDLWGRVRRQVEAADAVVEVAENDRRGVLLSLLAETAGNYIQLRSVQSTLAVTRENLEVSRHSLRLSQMRLRDGVATALDVAQASAQVASIEARLPTLEERQAQLINALSLLLAEPPRSLQAELLAPGAMPTPQQRFAIGVPSELAERRPDILQASAQLHAATASIGVAKADFYPSIRLSGNVGFQSMQLSDFGGWDSRRFGIGPQLSLPIFEGGRLRGVLELREAQQQEAALHYQQVVLRAWHEIDDVLRLYNASQLRRDLLAEAVRQNRIALQTAQQQYVEGAVDFLNVLSVQGALLASQEQWVESSAAVSQALVGLYKALGGGWQSFEQVASTTSHATAE from the coding sequence ATGAAACCTGCATTCGCCTTATGCCCCTTGCTGCTCGGCCTGCTGGCCGGCTGCACCCTGGGCCCGGACTTTCACCAGCCTTCCAGCCAGGCACCGGCAAGCTGGGCGCCGTTGCAGGAAGCGCCAGCGCCGAGCCAGGCCCTGTCCGAGCCGATCGAGCAACGCTGGTGGCAGAGCTTTGATGACGCCAGGCTCAGTGCCCTGATCGAGCGCGCCAGCCAGCGAAACCTCGACTTGCAGATCGCCAGTGCACGGTTGCTGCAAAGCCGCGCGTTGCGTACCAGCATCGCTTCCGAACAAACCCCGGCGGTCGATCTCGGCGCTGGCTACAGCCGCGCCCGCAACAGCGCTGAAGGTCTCAGTGACCCATCCGGCAAGGGCGGCAAGTCGGCCTTCAATCTCTGGCAGGGCGATTTGACCGCCAGTTGGGAGCTGGATCTGTGGGGCCGGGTACGGCGTCAGGTCGAAGCCGCCGATGCCGTGGTCGAGGTCGCCGAGAACGACCGCCGTGGCGTGCTGTTGTCATTGCTGGCCGAGACGGCCGGCAATTACATTCAACTGCGCTCGGTGCAGAGCACCCTGGCCGTGACCCGGGAAAACCTTGAGGTCTCGCGCCATAGTCTGCGCTTGTCGCAAATGCGGTTGCGCGATGGTGTCGCCACCGCCCTGGACGTGGCCCAGGCCAGTGCTCAGGTAGCCTCGATCGAGGCGCGCCTGCCGACCCTGGAGGAGCGCCAGGCGCAACTGATCAACGCCCTGAGCCTGTTACTGGCCGAACCTCCGCGCAGCTTGCAGGCTGAACTGCTGGCGCCCGGCGCGATGCCGACACCGCAACAGCGCTTTGCCATCGGCGTGCCCTCGGAGCTGGCTGAGCGCCGTCCGGACATCCTTCAGGCCTCGGCCCAACTGCATGCCGCCACGGCCAGCATTGGTGTAGCCAAAGCCGATTTTTACCCGAGCATTCGCTTGTCGGGCAATGTCGGTTTTCAATCGATGCAGTTGTCTGATTTCGGCGGTTGGGATTCGCGGCGCTTCGGCATCGGGCCCCAGCTGAGCTTGCCGATCTTTGAGGGTGGCCGCTTGCGTGGCGTGCTCGAACTGCGTGAGGCCCAGCAGCAGGAAGCCGCCTTGCACTATCAGCAGGTAGTGCTGCGCGCCTGGCATGAAATTGATGATGTGCTGCGTCTGTATAACGCCAGTCAATTGCGTCGCGACCTGCTGGCCGAAGCGGTGCGCCAGAACCGCATTGCCTTGCAGACTGCGCAGCAACAATACGTGGAAGGCGCGGTGGACTTTCTCAATGTGCTCAGCGTGCAGGGCGCCTTGCTGGCCAGCCAGGAGCAGTGGGTCGAGAGCTCGGCGGCGGTGTCTCAGGCGCTGGTTGGTTTGTACAAGGCGCTCGGGGGTGGTTGGCAGTCGTTTGAGCAGGTCGCGTCAACGACGTCCCACGCAACTGCCGAATAG
- a CDS encoding SDR family oxidoreductase, giving the protein MPSVLITGCSSGIGLALAQAFNTAGYEVWATARKTEDVQRLAEAGFNARQLDVNDQAALAQLANELAQRGHGLDVLINNAGYGAMGPLLDGGVEAMQRQFETNVFALVGVTRALFPALRRSKGLVVNIGSVSGVLVTPFAGAYCASKAAVHALSDALRMELAPFGVRVMEVQPGAIASQFASNAGREAEQLIAEHSPWWPLREGIRARARASQDKPTPASDFAQGLLKAAQQPQPPALLRLGNGSRALPLLQAWLPQGLLQRVLKKRFGLDRAL; this is encoded by the coding sequence ATGCCCAGCGTTCTGATCACCGGTTGCTCCAGTGGCATCGGCCTGGCCCTGGCCCAGGCTTTCAACACCGCGGGTTATGAGGTCTGGGCCACGGCACGCAAGACCGAGGATGTGCAGCGCCTGGCCGAAGCGGGTTTCAATGCCCGGCAACTGGATGTCAACGATCAAGCTGCCCTGGCACAACTGGCCAACGAGCTGGCCCAGCGTGGCCATGGCCTTGACGTGCTGATCAACAATGCCGGCTACGGCGCCATGGGCCCGCTGCTCGATGGCGGCGTCGAGGCCATGCAGCGCCAGTTTGAAACCAATGTGTTTGCGCTGGTCGGTGTCACCCGCGCACTGTTTCCGGCGTTGCGGCGCAGCAAGGGGCTGGTGGTGAACATCGGTAGCGTCTCCGGTGTGCTGGTCACGCCCTTTGCCGGTGCCTACTGCGCCTCCAAGGCTGCCGTGCACGCCCTGAGCGATGCCTTGCGCATGGAGCTTGCGCCCTTCGGCGTGCGGGTGATGGAGGTCCAGCCGGGAGCGATTGCCTCGCAGTTCGCCAGCAACGCCGGACGCGAGGCCGAGCAGCTGATTGCCGAGCACTCCCCGTGGTGGCCGCTGCGCGAAGGTATTCGTGCTCGCGCCCGCGCCTCCCAAGACAAGCCGACGCCCGCCAGCGATTTCGCCCAGGGCCTGCTCAAGGCCGCCCAACAACCTCAGCCGCCGGCCTTGTTGCGTTTGGGCAATGGCAGCCGCGCCCTGCCGTTGCTGCAAGCCTGGTTGCCGCAGGGCTTGCTGCAACGGGTGCTGAAAAAACGCTTTGGCCTGGACCGCGCACTCTGA
- a CDS encoding alginate O-acetyltransferase encodes MTRSLRKLYSVLFLALLLGLGIWSLGGLGSFQRSAQMSVLDGKLAKAAETHYDEQFPLKRIGTNLWAALDFKLFNEGRPGVVLGREQWLFSDEEFKPVANSDQFEQENLALIRGVRDTLQQRGVQLVLAIVPAKARLYSEYLGDQTPASLHADLYNEFHAQARQAGVFAPDLLTPLQRAKARGQVFLRTDTHWTPLGAEVAAQHLAEAVSRQNLLNGEPQQFITEQRQSAPYKGDLTNFLPLDPLFSNLLPAPDTLQKRSTRPAAAEGESGDALFADNEIPVALIGTSYSANPNWNFLGALQQALRSDVVNYAEDGHGPLLPMLKYLQSDAFKDSAPQVLIWEFPERYLPMKNDLSDFDPQWIAQLKKTRNANHDLALSSNRTQH; translated from the coding sequence ATGACCCGATCATTACGCAAACTCTATTCCGTGCTGTTCCTCGCCCTGCTCCTGGGCCTGGGTATCTGGTCGCTGGGCGGTTTGGGCAGCTTCCAGCGCAGCGCGCAGATGAGCGTGCTCGACGGCAAGCTGGCCAAAGCCGCCGAGACCCATTACGACGAGCAGTTCCCGCTCAAGCGCATCGGCACCAACCTGTGGGCGGCGCTGGATTTCAAACTGTTCAACGAAGGCCGCCCCGGCGTAGTGCTGGGCCGCGAGCAGTGGCTGTTCAGCGACGAGGAATTCAAGCCGGTCGCCAACAGCGATCAGTTCGAACAGGAAAACCTCGCGCTGATCCGCGGCGTACGCGACACCCTGCAACAGCGCGGCGTGCAGTTGGTGCTGGCGATCGTGCCGGCCAAGGCGCGGCTGTACAGCGAGTACCTCGGCGATCAGACCCCGGCCAGCCTGCATGCTGATCTGTACAACGAGTTCCATGCCCAGGCCCGTCAGGCCGGGGTCTTCGCTCCCGATCTGCTGACCCCGCTGCAGCGCGCCAAGGCCCGCGGCCAGGTGTTCCTGCGCACCGACACGCACTGGACGCCACTGGGCGCCGAAGTGGCCGCTCAGCACCTGGCCGAAGCCGTCAGCCGTCAGAACCTGCTCAACGGCGAACCTCAGCAGTTCATCACCGAACAGCGCCAGAGCGCGCCCTACAAAGGCGACCTGACTAACTTCCTGCCGCTCGACCCGCTGTTCAGCAACCTGCTGCCAGCGCCGGACACCCTGCAAAAGCGCAGCACCCGCCCGGCTGCAGCCGAGGGCGAAAGTGGCGACGCCTTGTTCGCCGACAACGAAATCCCGGTGGCGCTGATCGGCACCAGCTACAGCGCCAACCCCAACTGGAACTTCCTCGGCGCGCTGCAGCAGGCACTGCGCAGTGACGTGGTCAATTACGCCGAAGACGGCCATGGCCCGCTGCTGCCGATGCTCAAGTACCTGCAGAGCGACGCCTTCAAGGACAGCGCCCCGCAAGTGCTGATCTGGGAGTTCCCGGAACGCTATCTGCCAATGAAAAACGACCTCAGCGACTTCGATCCGCAGTGGATCGCCCAGCTGAAGAAAACCCGTAACGCCAATCATGACCTGGCCCTGTCGTCCAATCGGACGCAACACTGA
- a CDS encoding MBOAT family O-acyltransferase, with protein MVFSSNVFLFLFLPIFLGLYYLSGQRYRNALLLLASYLFYAWWRVDFLALFAGVTLWNYWIGLKVGAAGVRTKPAQRWLLLGVVVDLCILGYFKYANFGVDSLNAIMTSFGLEPFILTHVLLPIGISFYIFESISYIIDVYRGDTPATRNLIDFAAFVAIFPHLIAGPVLRFKDLADQFNHRTHTLDKFSEGCTRFMQGFIKKVFIADTLAVVADHCFALQNPTTGDAWLGALAYTAQLYFDFSGYSDMAIGLGLMMGFRFMENFKQPYISQSITEFWRRWHISLSTWLRDYLYITLGGNRGGTFATYRNLFLTMLLGGLWHGANFTYIIWGAWHGMWLAIERALGLDTNPQRFNPVKWAFTFLLVVVGWVIFRAENLDVAARMYGAMFSFADWQLSELNRANLTGLQVATLLVAYATLAFFGLRGFYRNARPAPKASPVAVQADGSLSLDWGLYATRALVLLLFVASILKLSAQSYSPFLYFQF; from the coding sequence ATGGTGTTCTCGTCCAATGTGTTCCTGTTCCTGTTCCTGCCGATCTTTCTCGGCTTGTACTACTTGAGCGGGCAACGCTATCGCAACGCGCTGTTGCTGCTGGCCAGCTACCTGTTCTACGCCTGGTGGCGGGTGGACTTCCTCGCCCTGTTCGCCGGGGTCACCCTGTGGAACTACTGGATCGGCCTGAAAGTCGGCGCCGCTGGCGTGCGCACCAAACCAGCCCAGCGCTGGCTGCTGCTCGGGGTGGTGGTCGACCTGTGCATCCTCGGCTATTTCAAATACGCCAACTTCGGCGTCGACAGCCTCAACGCGATCATGACCTCGTTCGGTCTTGAGCCGTTCATCCTCACCCATGTGCTGTTGCCGATCGGTATCTCGTTCTACATTTTCGAGTCGATCAGCTACATCATCGACGTCTACCGCGGCGACACCCCGGCCACCCGCAACCTGATCGACTTCGCCGCCTTCGTCGCGATCTTCCCGCACCTGATCGCCGGCCCGGTGCTGCGCTTCAAGGACCTGGCCGACCAGTTCAACCACCGCACCCACACCCTCGACAAGTTCTCCGAAGGCTGCACGCGGTTCATGCAGGGCTTCATCAAGAAGGTGTTCATCGCCGACACCCTGGCGGTGGTCGCCGACCATTGCTTCGCCCTACAGAACCCGACCACCGGCGACGCCTGGCTCGGTGCCCTGGCCTACACCGCGCAGCTGTACTTCGACTTCTCCGGCTACAGCGACATGGCCATCGGCCTGGGCCTGATGATGGGCTTCCGCTTCATGGAAAACTTCAAGCAGCCCTACATCAGCCAGTCGATCACCGAGTTCTGGCGGCGCTGGCACATCAGCCTGTCGACCTGGCTGCGCGACTACCTGTACATCACCCTCGGCGGCAACCGCGGCGGCACCTTCGCCACCTACCGCAACCTGTTCCTGACCATGCTGCTGGGCGGCCTGTGGCATGGCGCCAACTTCACTTACATCATCTGGGGGGCCTGGCACGGCATGTGGCTGGCCATCGAGCGAGCCCTGGGCCTGGACACCAACCCACAGCGTTTCAACCCGGTGAAATGGGCCTTCACCTTCCTGCTGGTGGTGGTCGGCTGGGTGATCTTCCGCGCCGAAAACCTCGACGTCGCCGCACGCATGTACGGCGCCATGTTCAGCTTCGCTGACTGGCAGCTGTCCGAGCTCAACCGCGCCAACCTCACCGGCCTGCAAGTGGCAACCCTGCTGGTGGCCTACGCGACCCTGGCGTTCTTCGGCCTGCGCGGCTTCTATCGCAATGCCAGGCCTGCACCCAAGGCCAGCCCGGTGGCCGTGCAGGCCGACGGCAGCCTGAGCCTGGACTGGGGCCTGTATGCCACCCGCGCGCTGGTGCTGCTGCTGTTTGTCGCCTCGATCCTGAAACTCTCGGCGCAAAGCTACTCGCCGTTTCTCTACTTCCAGTTCTGA